One Prevotella melaninogenica DNA window includes the following coding sequences:
- the secA gene encoding preprotein translocase subunit SecA — MNFNKILKALFGDKSTRDMKLIQPYVDKVKATYPEIKALSNDELRAKTKEIQKYVQDTGKEQREKIAELRTTIEATPIEDREAIFNQIDKLEKEALDNYEKALDEVMPVAFSIVKDTARRFSENEETIVTATDFDRELAADPSKDFITIDGDKAIYHNHWTAGGNDLKWEMVHYDVQVFGGTVLHQGKIAEMATGEGKTLVATLPVFLNALTGNGVHVVTVNDYLAKRDSEWMGPLYMFNGLSVDCIDKHQPNSPSRRKAYQADITFGTNNEFGFDYLRDNMAVSPADLVQRQHNYAIVDEVDSVLIDDARTPLIISGPVPKGDVQMFEEFQPLVQSLYEVQRKQATELLSEARHKLAEAQKNANNKEVFQKLQEEGFLALYRSFKALPKNKALIKYLSEEGIKAGMLKTEEYYMANNNREMPKAIEPLYFVTDEKLNSCDLTDKGTAWLAAQVKDDQLFVLPDITTELSALEKQKDDKVIDEQTYIDQKDALMAHYGVQSERVHTLQQLLKAYTMFNKDDEYVVLNGEVKIVDEQTGRIMEGRRWSDGLHQAVEAKEHVKVEAATQTFATITLQNYFRMYHKLAGMTGTASTEAGEFWDIYKLDVVEIPTNRPIQRKDMEDRVYKTAREKYAAVIDEVEAMRNQGRPCLVGTTSVEISELLSKMLNMRKIPHQVLNAKQHLKEAQIVAEAGRSVDGLGAVTIATNMAGRGTDIKLSQEVKDAGGLAIIGTERHESRRVDRQLRGRAGRQGDPGSSVFYVSLEDKLMRLFGSERIAKVMDRLGFEDGERIESSMISNSIERAQKKVEENNFGIRKRLLEYDDVMNKQRTVIYEKRRHALMGERIGMDISNIIWDRCVNIIENNDYEGCKEQFLKILAMECPFTEEEFNGGNTSELSERSFQAAMEAFSRKTERIQTVAWPIIKQVYENQGAMYERIMVPITDGKRVYNIPCDLKEAYESEAKSVVKQFEKVILLHIIDDDWKENLRQLDDLRHSVQNASYEQKDPLLIFKLESVKLWDNMIDDMNNRTASVLMRGQIPEMQPAEDIQEAAPEEHSQQYREEKVELNDPNQVAAAQHDTREGAQEVNHTPYRADKMPRPNDPCPCGSGKKFKNCHGRDIR; from the coding sequence ATGAATTTCAATAAGATATTAAAGGCACTTTTCGGAGATAAGTCAACACGTGATATGAAGCTTATACAGCCATACGTAGATAAGGTTAAGGCTACATATCCAGAGATTAAAGCACTCAGCAATGACGAATTGCGTGCAAAGACAAAGGAAATCCAGAAGTATGTCCAGGATACAGGTAAGGAACAACGTGAGAAGATAGCCGAACTTCGTACAACAATTGAAGCTACACCGATTGAAGATCGTGAAGCTATTTTCAATCAAATAGATAAACTTGAGAAAGAAGCTCTTGACAACTATGAGAAGGCTCTCGATGAGGTTATGCCAGTAGCATTCTCTATTGTCAAAGATACAGCACGTCGTTTCTCTGAGAATGAGGAAACAATCGTAACAGCAACCGACTTCGATCGTGAGTTGGCTGCAGACCCTTCAAAGGACTTTATCACTATTGATGGCGACAAGGCTATCTACCACAACCACTGGACAGCAGGTGGCAACGACCTTAAATGGGAGATGGTTCACTATGATGTACAGGTATTCGGTGGTACAGTTCTTCATCAAGGTAAGATTGCCGAGATGGCTACTGGTGAAGGTAAAACCCTTGTTGCTACCCTTCCAGTATTCCTTAATGCCCTCACTGGTAATGGTGTCCACGTCGTAACTGTCAACGACTATCTTGCAAAACGTGACTCTGAATGGATGGGTCCTCTCTATATGTTCAACGGTCTTTCAGTTGATTGTATTGACAAACACCAACCAAACTCTCCTTCACGTCGTAAGGCTTATCAAGCAGATATTACCTTCGGTACCAATAACGAGTTTGGTTTCGACTATCTGCGAGACAATATGGCCGTATCACCAGCCGACCTCGTACAACGTCAGCACAACTATGCTATTGTCGATGAGGTTGACTCTGTGTTAATTGACGATGCTCGTACACCTCTTATTATTAGTGGTCCAGTACCAAAGGGTGACGTACAGATGTTTGAAGAGTTCCAGCCATTGGTACAGAGCCTTTATGAGGTTCAGCGCAAGCAGGCTACAGAACTTCTTTCAGAAGCTCGCCACAAGTTGGCTGAGGCACAGAAGAATGCAAACAATAAAGAGGTATTCCAGAAGCTCCAAGAGGAAGGATTCCTTGCCCTCTATCGTTCATTTAAGGCACTGCCAAAGAACAAGGCCCTCATTAAATACCTCTCTGAGGAAGGTATCAAAGCTGGTATGCTGAAGACAGAGGAGTATTACATGGCTAATAACAACCGTGAAATGCCAAAGGCCATCGAACCTCTCTACTTCGTGACAGACGAGAAGTTGAACTCATGCGACCTCACAGATAAGGGTACAGCATGGTTAGCTGCACAGGTAAAAGATGACCAGTTGTTCGTATTACCTGATATTACCACAGAGCTTTCTGCACTTGAGAAGCAGAAGGATGATAAGGTCATTGATGAGCAAACATATATCGATCAGAAGGATGCGTTGATGGCTCACTACGGTGTTCAGAGTGAGCGTGTTCATACATTGCAGCAGCTCTTAAAGGCATACACCATGTTTAACAAGGACGATGAGTATGTTGTCTTGAATGGTGAGGTTAAGATTGTCGATGAGCAGACTGGTCGTATCATGGAAGGTCGCCGTTGGAGCGATGGCTTACATCAGGCTGTCGAGGCAAAGGAACATGTAAAGGTAGAGGCAGCTACACAGACTTTCGCAACGATTACTTTACAGAACTACTTCCGTATGTACCACAAACTTGCAGGTATGACGGGTACAGCATCTACTGAGGCTGGTGAGTTCTGGGACATCTATAAACTCGATGTTGTTGAGATTCCAACCAACCGTCCAATCCAACGTAAGGATATGGAAGACCGAGTTTATAAGACAGCACGTGAGAAATATGCAGCTGTTATCGACGAGGTTGAGGCAATGAGAAATCAAGGTCGTCCTTGTCTTGTTGGTACAACATCTGTCGAGATCAGTGAGCTTTTGAGTAAGATGCTTAACATGCGTAAGATTCCACACCAGGTATTGAATGCTAAGCAGCACTTGAAGGAGGCTCAGATTGTTGCCGAGGCAGGTCGTTCAGTAGATGGTCTTGGTGCAGTAACAATCGCTACCAACATGGCAGGTCGTGGTACCGATATCAAGCTTTCTCAGGAAGTGAAGGATGCTGGTGGTTTAGCAATCATCGGTACAGAACGTCACGAGAGCCGTCGCGTAGACCGTCAGCTTCGTGGTCGTGCTGGTCGTCAAGGTGACCCAGGTTCATCAGTATTCTATGTATCACTTGAAGACAAGCTGATGCGTCTCTTCGGTTCAGAGCGTATTGCTAAGGTAATGGATAGACTCGGCTTTGAAGATGGTGAGCGTATTGAGAGTTCAATGATTTCAAATAGTATTGAACGCGCCCAGAAGAAGGTTGAGGAAAACAACTTCGGTATCCGTAAGCGTCTGTTGGAATATGATGATGTCATGAACAAACAGCGTACAGTTATCTATGAGAAACGTCGTCACGCTTTGATGGGTGAGCGTATCGGCATGGATATCTCTAACATTATCTGGGACCGTTGCGTAAACATCATTGAGAACAACGACTATGAGGGTTGCAAGGAACAATTCTTGAAGATTCTTGCAATGGAATGTCCATTCACTGAGGAAGAGTTCAATGGTGGTAACACTTCTGAACTTTCTGAGCGCAGTTTCCAGGCTGCAATGGAGGCGTTCTCACGTAAGACAGAGCGTATCCAGACTGTTGCATGGCCTATCATCAAGCAGGTATATGAGAATCAAGGTGCAATGTATGAGCGTATCATGGTTCCAATCACAGATGGTAAGCGCGTTTACAACATTCCATGCGACTTAAAGGAAGCTTACGAGAGCGAGGCTAAGTCTGTTGTTAAGCAGTTTGAAAAGGTTATTCTTCTCCATATCATTGATGATGATTGGAAAGAGAATCTCCGCCAGTTAGACGACCTCCGTCACTCTGTACAGAATGCTTCTTACGAGCAGAAAGACCCATTGCTCATCTTCAAGTTGGAGAGTGTGAAGTTGTGGGACAACATGATTGACGATATGAACAATCGTACTGCAAGTGTACTCATGCGTGGTCAGATTCCAGAGATGCAGCCAGCTGAGGACATTCAGGAGGCTGCACCAGAGGAGCATAGCCAGCAGTACAGAGAGGAGAAGGTGGAACTAAATGACCCTAACCAGGTTGCTGCAGCACAGCATGACACCCGCGAAGGCGCACAGGAAGTAAACCACACTCCATATCGTGCAGACAAGATGCCACGTCCAAACGACCCATGTCCATGTGGTAGTGGTAAGAAATTTAAGAATTGTCATGGTCGCGATATCCGTTAA
- the ccsA gene encoding cytochrome c biogenesis protein CcsA, producing MRTKKTLEIIYVLLVIVMATGTIIGKYTSLDYVSDNIFGSWWFCLLWAIGAAAGIVYFLKRKIRRPIVITLHLSFVVILLGALLTHLTSNKGVVHLRQGKAIDTYITKDGNEAKLPFSIQLNKFTVSYHAGNMAAMDYASNVTLIQGDKHEQYQISMNNIYSGYGTRLYQSSYDEDMKGSYLTVNSDPYGIPVTYLGYALLFFGLIAMLIDPKGNFRRLLRKEAIAGIMLVMGCLNVSAQPALPRQTADEFGKILIVYNGRICPIETYAIDFTTKLYGKKNYKDFTPSQVLTGFMFWGQEWMKEPILRLKGAELCNKLNLNEYISPMSLFGQQGYILGPYLQDAHNQENDNISKQLLDTDDKMMLLMELTQGKPLRIFPYTSKSNTVDWFTPADRYPKDMPKEQQQYIRSILPLAGQLARQGKIEMLNELILKLRRYQYRYGGNTIPSDTVIKAEGIYNHFPFATILFIFNLTAGLLSVLFLAHKKRYRLFTWLMSLSWCVLTFTLALRWVINGTIPLANGYETMLLLSWLIMLVSVLTTRKLQLMTTFGLLMSGFMLLVSHLGEMDPSITPRMPVLNSPLLSIHVSIIMISYALLSLTFISAIAYFLTCNSKRESVMAANRQLTVLSQIFLYPAITTLGLGIFIGAIWANISWGSYWGWDPKETWALITFMIYAIPLHTNSFSALGKPKNYHLFMLLSFFSILMTYFGVNYILGGMHSYA from the coding sequence ATGCGAACAAAGAAGACGCTTGAAATTATTTATGTTCTCCTTGTAATAGTGATGGCAACGGGGACAATCATTGGGAAATATACCAGTCTTGATTATGTTTCAGACAACATCTTCGGGTCGTGGTGGTTTTGTTTGTTGTGGGCTATTGGTGCTGCAGCAGGCATTGTTTATTTTCTAAAGCGAAAGATTCGTCGACCAATTGTTATAACATTACATTTGTCTTTTGTTGTAATTCTCCTTGGTGCATTGCTAACTCATCTCACCTCTAATAAAGGTGTGGTACATCTTCGACAAGGGAAAGCGATAGATACGTATATTACCAAGGATGGAAACGAGGCTAAACTACCATTTAGTATTCAACTGAACAAGTTTACTGTATCTTACCATGCTGGCAATATGGCTGCAATGGATTATGCATCAAATGTCACACTTATCCAAGGAGATAAGCATGAACAGTATCAGATTTCAATGAATAATATTTACTCTGGATATGGCACACGCCTTTATCAAAGTAGCTATGATGAAGACATGAAGGGTAGTTATCTCACTGTTAATTCCGACCCGTATGGAATTCCTGTTACTTATTTAGGTTATGCTCTTCTGTTTTTCGGACTTATTGCGATGCTGATTGACCCTAAGGGAAACTTCCGGCGTTTGCTCCGTAAGGAAGCAATAGCTGGCATCATGTTGGTGATGGGCTGTTTGAATGTAAGTGCACAACCTGCATTACCACGTCAGACTGCTGACGAGTTTGGAAAGATATTGATTGTATATAATGGACGAATTTGCCCTATAGAGACATATGCTATCGACTTTACCACAAAACTTTATGGTAAGAAGAACTACAAAGACTTTACTCCTTCTCAGGTTTTAACGGGCTTTATGTTCTGGGGACAAGAGTGGATGAAGGAGCCTATCTTAAGACTAAAGGGAGCTGAACTGTGTAATAAGCTGAACTTAAATGAATATATTTCTCCTATGAGTTTGTTTGGACAACAAGGTTATATATTAGGACCTTACCTCCAAGATGCACATAACCAGGAGAATGACAATATATCAAAGCAGTTGCTTGATACGGACGATAAGATGATGCTGTTGATGGAACTAACGCAAGGTAAACCACTCAGAATTTTCCCTTATACGTCTAAAAGTAATACTGTTGACTGGTTTACACCTGCTGATAGATATCCGAAAGATATGCCAAAGGAACAGCAACAGTATATTCGATCTATTCTTCCTTTAGCGGGGCAGCTTGCCAGACAGGGAAAGATAGAGATGCTGAACGAGCTCATTCTGAAACTAAGAAGGTATCAATATAGATATGGTGGCAATACTATTCCATCTGATACAGTGATTAAAGCAGAGGGAATCTACAATCATTTCCCATTTGCAACTATACTTTTTATCTTTAATTTGACAGCAGGTTTACTTTCTGTATTATTCCTTGCACATAAGAAAAGATATAGACTTTTTACCTGGTTAATGTCTCTTTCATGGTGTGTTCTTACCTTTACTTTAGCTCTAAGATGGGTTATTAATGGTACAATTCCACTTGCTAACGGCTATGAGACGATGTTACTGTTATCTTGGCTCATCATGCTTGTATCTGTTTTGACGACAAGGAAGCTACAACTTATGACAACTTTCGGATTACTCATGAGTGGTTTTATGCTTCTTGTAAGTCATCTTGGCGAGATGGATCCAAGTATTACGCCGCGTATGCCTGTGTTGAATAGTCCACTATTAAGCATTCATGTAAGTATCATCATGATTTCTTACGCACTTCTCTCTCTTACGTTTATTAGTGCGATAGCCTATTTCCTTACTTGTAATAGTAAACGAGAAAGCGTTATGGCTGCTAATCGCCAGTTGACCGTTCTTTCACAGATTTTCCTCTATCCAGCCATAACAACATTAGGATTAGGAATATTTATTGGAGCTATATGGGCTAATATTAGTTGGGGAAGCTATTGGGGATGGGACCCAAAAGAAACGTGGGCTTTGATTACCTTTATGATTTATGCTATCCCCTTGCACACCAATTCATTTTCAGCATTAGGTAAACCAAAGAATTATCATCTCTTTATGTTACTGTCATTCTTTAGTATACTTATGACCTACTTTGGTGTCAACTATATCCTTGGAGGTATGCATTCTTATGCTTAA
- a CDS encoding di-heme oxidoredictase family protein, with product MRHNSYSNFLLAGALLCSFAACSDDNVSPETPLKPSEPETKYIGQAVGNFSADEWYPGGKLGTTENTAAGGYEDNTPAIDEQGLTDLFNQGDMMASAKYTLSTEPYKGWGPVASRRSCEYCHSGGYSHGHSRNDMEPVKGNGYIVSVYTPDAPGSNNGTPIDQLTTFTMLQAVEPFLPPVDPKQIKITWHDVTSMPSGLPMQFPDGEKFSLRYPSVAIPQSAFNTDPVPSNYEVRLIASCNFQGLGLIDAISNEDLKKQYETEGRFVELNPEFWDNTTKQLKPEAWASDYFGNKFIKRFNYDLLDGCLENDVALWDELNVLRSDIKHICSTEPWAKAMSENENVISYIQQHGSDPNSYVHPYYNDGTREGIKNAVRYLLSPSDNVNLYNNPYFNFKPEMSDDAYHAFMVWHRGIAVPRARNLNDKDVQRGKELFTGELGCAHCHKASWTTGADNHGSSKIIGNKQLPKYANQKIYPYSDFIQHKLDMKNDIHGSWCRTTPLWGRGLSLINSGAEDRLHDARARNEIEAIMWHAYSKNSQAYNAAVKFYKLPKADRDAVVKFIRSI from the coding sequence ATGAGACACAACAGCTATAGCAATTTTTTACTTGCTGGAGCACTATTATGTTCGTTTGCTGCATGCTCAGACGACAATGTTTCACCAGAAACACCACTAAAGCCATCAGAGCCTGAAACGAAGTACATTGGTCAAGCGGTAGGTAACTTCTCTGCAGACGAATGGTACCCAGGTGGCAAACTTGGTACAACAGAGAACACCGCAGCAGGTGGTTATGAGGACAACACACCAGCTATCGACGAACAAGGCCTAACTGATCTCTTCAACCAAGGAGATATGATGGCAAGTGCTAAGTACACGCTTAGTACTGAACCATACAAAGGTTGGGGCCCTGTAGCATCCCGTCGTTCATGCGAGTATTGCCACTCTGGCGGATATAGCCATGGCCATAGTCGTAATGACATGGAACCAGTAAAGGGCAACGGTTACATCGTTTCTGTTTATACTCCTGATGCCCCAGGTAGCAACAATGGTACACCAATTGACCAGTTGACTACCTTTACGATGCTTCAAGCTGTAGAGCCATTCTTGCCACCAGTAGATCCAAAGCAGATAAAGATTACTTGGCATGATGTTACTTCAATGCCAAGTGGACTCCCAATGCAATTCCCTGATGGTGAGAAGTTTAGTCTTCGTTATCCTTCTGTTGCTATTCCACAGTCTGCTTTCAACACAGACCCAGTGCCAAGCAACTATGAAGTACGTTTGATAGCTTCATGTAACTTCCAAGGTCTTGGTTTGATTGATGCTATTTCTAATGAAGACTTAAAGAAGCAATATGAAACAGAGGGACGCTTTGTAGAGTTGAATCCAGAGTTCTGGGACAATACAACAAAGCAGTTGAAGCCTGAAGCATGGGCAAGTGATTATTTTGGAAACAAGTTCATCAAGCGTTTCAACTACGACTTACTTGATGGCTGTCTTGAGAATGACGTTGCTCTTTGGGACGAGTTGAATGTTCTTCGTTCAGATATCAAGCACATTTGTTCTACAGAGCCATGGGCAAAGGCAATGTCAGAGAACGAGAACGTGATTAGTTACATCCAACAGCATGGTAGTGATCCTAACTCTTACGTACATCCATATTACAATGATGGAACACGTGAAGGTATCAAGAATGCTGTTCGTTATTTGCTTTCTCCAAGCGACAACGTAAACCTCTATAACAATCCTTACTTCAATTTCAAGCCGGAGATGAGTGACGATGCTTATCATGCATTTATGGTTTGGCACAGAGGTATTGCTGTTCCTCGTGCAAGAAATTTGAATGACAAGGATGTACAGCGTGGTAAGGAACTCTTTACTGGTGAGTTAGGATGCGCTCATTGTCATAAGGCTTCTTGGACTACGGGTGCAGACAATCATGGCTCTTCTAAGATTATTGGCAATAAGCAGTTGCCTAAGTATGCTAATCAGAAGATTTATCCTTACTCAGACTTTATCCAGCATAAGTTGGATATGAAGAATGATATTCATGGTTCATGGTGCCGTACAACACCTTTATGGGGTAGAGGTCTGTCACTTATCAACTCTGGTGCAGAAGATCGTCTCCATGATGCTCGAGCACGTAATGAGATTGAAGCAATCATGTGGCATGCTTATAGTAAGAACAGTCAGGCTTATAATGCTGCTGTGAAGTTCTATAAGTTGCCTAAGGCTGATAGAGATGCAGTGGTTAAGTTCATACGCTCTATCTAA
- a CDS encoding imelysin family protein, which translates to MKKVTKLAMFLLAGTLATGFVSCSSDDDEVINTTILTPEQQSALSQAESESRANANKTEMGKVVANYIDEVVKPTYLDLAKKSDILYKACQNLYQKRKAGTLTQNDIDAACEAFKGARRDWEQSESFLYGAASDNEIDPHIDSWPLDHDQLTRALNNADVISGINGENPTKYVYDNNGNFDSVLGFHGLEFVLFRNGKNRTVADFNAEKETEQGLTSVGTVNEAAFAAAVAGDLRNMTYLLEYGWLGTSIPTSHLNQLANAMWVVNGTRHRGLSAKNIPYRDYSQFATTEKGMFASWHETLNNIFIGGCSGICEEVASQKLGQAYRKATGTGTEKDAANYIESPYSKRSFQDYQDNIYSIKNSLYGVRGTENISTPAQYSIMNFLKNNNYPNYNELNNALNEAIAALETAKKSGIAFIDQPGNPQVKTCIDKVDALNEALNAAGTWINKQTDK; encoded by the coding sequence ATGAAAAAAGTAACAAAACTTGCGATGTTCCTCCTTGCAGGAACATTAGCTACAGGCTTCGTATCATGTAGTAGTGATGATGATGAAGTTATTAACACAACAATTCTTACACCTGAACAGCAATCTGCTTTAAGCCAGGCCGAAAGCGAAAGTAGAGCAAACGCTAATAAAACAGAGATGGGTAAGGTTGTTGCCAACTACATTGATGAAGTTGTTAAACCTACATATTTAGACTTGGCAAAGAAGTCTGATATTCTTTATAAGGCTTGCCAAAATCTTTATCAGAAACGTAAAGCAGGTACTTTGACCCAGAATGATATTGATGCAGCTTGTGAGGCTTTCAAAGGAGCACGTCGAGATTGGGAGCAGAGTGAGTCTTTCCTCTATGGTGCAGCTTCTGACAATGAGATCGACCCACATATCGACTCATGGCCACTCGACCATGATCAGTTGACAAGGGCTTTAAATAATGCAGATGTTATCTCAGGTATTAATGGCGAGAATCCAACCAAGTATGTTTATGACAACAATGGTAACTTCGACTCTGTGTTAGGTTTCCACGGATTGGAGTTTGTTCTCTTCCGTAATGGTAAGAATCGTACAGTAGCAGACTTCAATGCTGAGAAAGAAACAGAACAAGGTCTTACAAGTGTAGGTACTGTAAACGAAGCAGCCTTTGCAGCAGCTGTTGCAGGTGACCTCCGTAACATGACTTACCTTTTGGAATATGGCTGGTTAGGTACAAGTATCCCAACATCACACTTGAATCAGCTTGCCAACGCAATGTGGGTAGTTAATGGAACACGACACAGAGGACTTTCTGCAAAGAATATCCCATACCGTGATTATTCACAGTTTGCTACAACGGAGAAAGGTATGTTTGCCTCATGGCATGAGACACTGAACAATATATTCATTGGCGGATGCTCTGGCATCTGCGAAGAAGTTGCTTCACAAAAACTTGGTCAGGCTTATCGCAAGGCTACAGGTACTGGTACGGAAAAAGATGCAGCTAACTACATCGAGTCACCATACAGTAAGCGTTCATTCCAAGACTACCAGGATAACATCTATTCTATCAAGAACTCACTCTATGGCGTACGTGGTACAGAGAACATCTCTACCCCAGCTCAGTACTCTATCATGAACTTCTTGAAGAATAACAACTATCCTAACTACAATGAGTTGAACAACGCTCTTAACGAGGCAATTGCAGCCTTGGAGACAGCTAAGAAGAGCGGTATTGCATTCATTGACCAACCAGGTAATCCACAGGTTAAGACTTGCATTGATAAGGTTGATGCTTTGAACGAAGCACTTAATGCTGCTGGTACATGGATTAACAAACAGACAGACAAGTAA
- a CDS encoding ABC transporter ATP-binding protein, with protein sequence MVAISVNNLIKNFGDKTAVSIPDFCFPSNEIIGLVGNNGAGKTTLFRLILNLIKADSGIVNFCLTDENTQQDKANLNSNVTMVSHLEDAWKSYIAAYLDESFLIEFLTPKEFFTFIAKVNNIEEQEMEERLNNLQSFLGDEVLGRKVYIRELSAGNKQKVGIVAALLSCPKFVILDEPFNFLDPSSQNHLKKLLIEYKTKHKASILISSHNLHHTTDISNRIVLMEKGEIIKNIDDITEESIKELENYFL encoded by the coding sequence ATGGTCGCGATATCCGTTAATAACCTTATAAAGAACTTCGGGGATAAGACAGCTGTGTCTATCCCCGATTTTTGTTTTCCCTCCAACGAGATTATTGGTCTTGTTGGGAATAACGGTGCTGGTAAGACAACTCTCTTCCGTCTGATTCTTAATCTAATCAAAGCAGACAGTGGTATCGTAAACTTCTGTCTTACTGATGAAAATACTCAACAGGATAAAGCAAATCTTAACAGCAATGTGACTATGGTTTCTCATCTTGAGGACGCATGGAAAAGTTATATAGCTGCTTATCTTGATGAGAGTTTTTTAATAGAGTTCCTTACGCCAAAGGAGTTCTTTACCTTTATTGCGAAAGTCAATAACATTGAAGAACAGGAGATGGAAGAAAGACTTAACAACTTACAATCCTTCCTTGGCGATGAGGTTCTTGGCAGAAAAGTATATATCCGTGAACTATCTGCAGGAAACAAACAGAAGGTTGGCATAGTTGCTGCCCTACTCTCTTGTCCAAAGTTCGTTATCCTTGATGAGCCTTTCAACTTCCTCGACCCAAGTAGTCAGAATCATCTTAAAAAACTTTTGATAGAGTATAAAACGAAACATAAGGCTTCTATTCTCATATCAAGTCACAATCTACACCATACAACAGATATCAGTAACAGAATTGTATTGATGGAGAAAGGTGAGATTATAAAGAATATTGATGACATAACAGAGGAGTCGATAAAGGAGTTAGAGAACTACTTCTTGTAG